A part of Hippea maritima DSM 10411 genomic DNA contains:
- a CDS encoding metal-dependent hydrolase translates to MKLKSHFFVGLLLAPGVAGIDPGRITSVTDLQVLLIGVFLIGNIIPDIDLALTGFKYERFKERTLLSHRGITHHIFLPIIAALAGFLLNEPPRSIVLAFAFGLALHVALDALSPLGVPYGLKYQKRLSIPLYTTGKWSEGFFLAILTLSIILLTY, encoded by the coding sequence GTGAAGCTTAAAAGCCATTTTTTTGTTGGCTTGCTCCTTGCGCCCGGGGTTGCCGGCATTGACCCCGGGCGTATAACTTCCGTGACTGACTTGCAGGTTCTGTTAATAGGGGTGTTTCTAATTGGTAATATCATCCCTGATATTGATTTAGCTTTAACCGGCTTTAAATATGAAAGGTTTAAAGAGCGCACGCTTTTGTCTCACAGAGGTATAACACACCACATCTTCCTGCCTATAATAGCGGCATTAGCCGGTTTTTTGTTAAACGAGCCGCCAAGATCGATTGTTCTTGCTTTTGCTTTTGGCCTTGCTTTGCATGTTGCATTGGATGCCTTGAGTCCTCTTGGTGTGCCGTATGGTCTCAAATACCAAAAACGCTTAAGCATACCGCTTTACACCACAGGCAAGTGGTCAGAAGGGTTTTTTCTGGCTATTCTCACCCTGTCAATCATTCTGCTTACATACTGA
- the dcd gene encoding dCTP deaminase, whose translation MLKPDKWILQMVKKEEIIAPFERKNIREVSGQRIFSYGLQPYGYDLRLSPDILIPKRGTVLDSKHREFEKIYDEAPVIPPHDYIVALTIETVKMPRGITGLIYGKSSLAEAGILINATPVDAGFNGRLRLCIANLNSVAIKLYAYEGIAQLLFIEGDGLPLKDYREKGGNHGKV comes from the coding sequence ATGCTCAAGCCAGATAAGTGGATACTGCAAATGGTGAAAAAGGAAGAGATAATTGCTCCGTTCGAAAGAAAAAACATCAGAGAAGTCAGTGGCCAGAGGATTTTCTCCTACGGGCTTCAGCCTTACGGATACGATCTCAGGCTGTCACCCGATATCTTAATCCCAAAGCGTGGCACTGTATTAGATAGCAAGCACAGAGAATTTGAAAAAATCTATGACGAGGCGCCCGTAATACCGCCGCACGACTACATTGTTGCGCTAACAATTGAAACCGTCAAAATGCCAAGAGGCATTACGGGACTCATTTACGGTAAGTCTTCTCTTGCAGAAGCGGGGATTCTCATCAATGCAACCCCTGTTGATGCTGGATTTAACGGAAGGTTGAGGCTTTGCATAGCCAATCTCAACTCAGTGGCCATCAAACTCTATGCCTATGAGGGAATTGCTCAACTGCTTTTCATAGAGGGGGATGGTTTACCGCTAAAGGATTATAGGGAGAAAGGGGGTAATCATGGCAAGGTATAG
- a CDS encoding HU family DNA-binding protein gives MFSLRFTIRNFGNIKEAQIELKPLTVFMGFNNTGKTYLSYLLYDLLKSSPNISFNFDSELQDKVIDGLVRNRSYSIDLEEYLTKNRARIEKRINGVCKDFGKRVLNSKQSFGDAEFEIENIFSMRDENENSSVSAELYGRNIEAVFEGNTITIKTNKPITKRNLRKGSKAYNTFKSRLEDFLNFCVKSSLFPGEVFFLPAERATLIQMMGYLENLVFSYALLGSPIGLKLPFPVVDFKHYFEFYSSGKSFFGDVSSFLESEVLGGEVDIIQKNSTHILITLIHKTVTPFPIYRGEPSPSRWAWPQICFKEVFFMTKSELVEAIARKMGSSVKGANAFVNAFVDVVSEALKSGKSVSITGFGKFYVSQRGERTGRNPQTGEVIKIKPHKIPAFKAGQVLKQTIND, from the coding sequence ATGTTTTCATTGAGGTTTACAATAAGGAATTTTGGCAATATAAAAGAGGCCCAGATAGAGCTTAAGCCTTTAACGGTCTTTATGGGCTTTAACAACACTGGAAAAACCTACCTTTCATATCTGCTTTACGACCTGCTGAAGTCGAGTCCCAACATATCTTTTAACTTTGATAGCGAACTTCAGGATAAAGTTATAGATGGGCTGGTAAGAAATAGAAGCTATAGCATAGATTTAGAGGAGTATTTAACCAAAAACAGAGCAAGAATAGAAAAACGGATAAACGGTGTATGCAAAGATTTCGGAAAAAGAGTATTGAATTCAAAGCAGTCATTTGGAGACGCAGAGTTTGAAATTGAAAACATTTTCAGCATGAGAGATGAGAATGAAAATAGCTCTGTATCCGCAGAGCTTTATGGAAGAAATATAGAAGCAGTTTTTGAGGGAAATACAATAACCATAAAAACAAATAAACCTATAACTAAGAGAAATTTAAGAAAGGGCTCAAAAGCATACAATACATTTAAAAGCAGATTAGAGGATTTCTTAAATTTCTGCGTAAAAAGCTCCTTATTCCCAGGAGAGGTATTCTTTTTACCGGCAGAGAGAGCAACACTTATACAGATGATGGGCTACCTGGAAAATCTTGTCTTTTCTTATGCTTTACTTGGAAGCCCAATAGGGCTTAAGCTTCCTTTTCCCGTTGTTGATTTTAAACATTACTTTGAGTTTTATTCTTCAGGCAAAAGCTTTTTTGGAGATGTATCGAGTTTTCTTGAGTCTGAAGTGCTGGGCGGAGAGGTGGATATAATTCAAAAAAATTCTACTCATATACTCATAACACTCATCCACAAAACTGTAACACCCTTCCCTATATATAGAGGGGAACCAAGCCCATCACGATGGGCTTGGCCTCAAATATGTTTTAAGGAGGTATTTTTTATGACCAAGTCTGAACTTGTTGAGGCTATTGCAAGGAAGATGGGAAGTTCTGTTAAGGGCGCTAATGCTTTTGTTAATGCTTTCGTCGATGTGGTTTCCGAGGCTCTAAAGAGCGGTAAGAGTGTATCTATAACGGGATTTGGCAAGTTCTATGTCAGCCAGAGAGGCGAAAGAACCGGACGCAACCCCCAGACGGGCGAAGTAATCAAAATCAAACCACACAAAATCCCTGCATTTAAGGCCGGACAGGTTTTAAAGCAGACTATCAACGATTAA